In one window of Maribacter sp. BPC-D8 DNA:
- a CDS encoding methyltransferase domain-containing protein, which yields MKEEQDYWTQRYQEQQTGWDIGYPSTPIKEYVDKLTDKTIQILIPGAGNAYEAEYLWKAGFKNVHILDISEIPLKEFKKRNPNFPDENMHQADFFEFKGQFDLILEQTFFCSFTPTDEHRNTYAKHMSELLKPTGKLAGLWFDIPLTGNMEKRPFGGNKDLYTKYLSPYFKTITFDPCYNSIAPRQGNELFGIFEVR from the coding sequence TTGAAAGAAGAACAAGATTACTGGACACAACGCTATCAAGAACAACAGACAGGTTGGGATATTGGCTACCCCTCTACGCCCATTAAAGAATATGTTGATAAATTAACCGATAAGACCATTCAGATTTTAATACCAGGAGCTGGAAATGCCTACGAAGCGGAATACCTTTGGAAAGCTGGATTTAAAAATGTTCATATTCTCGATATCTCTGAAATTCCGCTGAAAGAATTCAAAAAACGAAATCCTAATTTCCCGGATGAAAATATGCATCAAGCAGATTTCTTTGAGTTCAAAGGGCAGTTCGACCTTATACTAGAACAGACCTTTTTCTGTTCTTTTACACCTACTGACGAACATAGAAATACCTACGCCAAACACATGTCTGAACTGCTAAAACCAACTGGAAAATTAGCGGGACTCTGGTTTGATATTCCCCTGACTGGCAACATGGAAAAGCGCCCCTTCGGTGGAAACAAAGATCTGTACACCAAATATTTATCACCCTATTTTAAAACGATCACTTTCGATCCCTGTTATAACTCCATCGCACCACGACAAGGCAATGAGTTGTTTGGGATTTTTGAGGTTCGTTGA
- a CDS encoding VPS10 domain-containing protein — translation MTRRLLSLLVLFASFFVSAQEFKMDMVQDMKPRNIGPGGMSGRVTAIDVVTENPDIMYVGTASGGLWKSTSGGIKWDPIFDKEVTASIGAVAIQQSNPSVIWAGTGEGNPRNSLNGGYGVYKSLDGGKTWKSMGLEKTRHIHRIKIDPMNPNTVYVGAIGSPWGEHPERGVFKTTDGGETWEKVLFVNNKTGVADLIMDPTNPNKLIAAMWEHKRDPWFFNSGGSGSGLYITHDGGKNWKKLSEEDGLPAGDLGRIGVAIAPGKPDVIYALVEAKKNALYKSEDGGFKWKKINDKSDIGNRPFYYSEIYVDPENENRVFSVFTYVNVSQDGGKNFSQLMPAYRADNGVHPDHHAFWIHPENGQFMMDGNDGGLNISKDGGKTWRFVGNLPVAQFYHIATDNDYPYNVYGGMQDNGSWRGPAYVWKAQGIRNSYWQEISFGDGFDVVPDPVNSRYGYTMSQQGYVQRFDHETGDNYIVRPTPPDATTKLRFNWNSAISQDPFDNSTIYFGSQFVHKSTDKGLTWKVISPDLTTNDPEKQKQSESGGLSMDATGAENHTTILVIEPSTVEKDMLWSGSDDGQVHYTQNGGGTWTDVTANIKGLPKGSWIPQIKASTRNKGEALLIANDYRRFNYTPYAYRTKDYGKSWTRIVDATDVESYALSIIEDPENPNLVFLGTDDGLYVSFNAGEKWQKWTEGFPTVSTKDLAIHPREHDLVIGTFGRAAWVLDDIRPLRAVAADASILNKDIELFTPPTAYQASYQQPTGSRFGGDGLYQGENKKSGAMITYYLKEGKKATKKPAKSMDKKDEESEESSEEKTEKIELTGVQKKDSVQFDFYDGDRLIRTLKYKTPEKAGFHRIFWGMDEKGADRPSRKVITKKKESGGLDVKPGTYTIKMLFGDLAEETKITVKSDPRLEVSMAGINEAYTNGKVLESYMQKAADAVQQLAQSKATAELFQKDLKKEDDKKYKEQIDASKDIIKQIDSVTAIYLGKVDKRQGITRSKEMTVMQRLQLARGYVGSRKAGMTATETQLMQFAKEDLEAALEKTNSFFSTDWKTYKATMESLQLSPFKEVDTFSLK, via the coding sequence ATGACTAGAAGATTACTCTCCTTGCTGGTGCTTTTTGCATCTTTTTTCGTTTCAGCTCAAGAATTTAAAATGGACATGGTACAAGACATGAAACCCCGTAACATCGGTCCTGGTGGTATGAGTGGTCGTGTAACCGCTATTGATGTTGTTACCGAAAATCCTGATATTATGTATGTCGGTACGGCTTCTGGCGGATTATGGAAATCTACTTCCGGAGGTATAAAATGGGATCCTATTTTCGATAAAGAAGTTACTGCTTCTATCGGTGCCGTTGCTATTCAACAAAGTAACCCGTCTGTAATTTGGGCTGGTACTGGTGAAGGTAATCCTAGAAACAGCTTAAATGGTGGTTACGGAGTGTACAAATCTCTGGATGGCGGTAAGACCTGGAAATCTATGGGTCTTGAAAAAACGAGACATATTCATAGAATTAAAATTGACCCAATGAATCCGAATACGGTATATGTCGGTGCAATCGGTTCTCCTTGGGGCGAACATCCTGAACGCGGAGTCTTCAAAACTACCGATGGCGGTGAGACTTGGGAGAAGGTTCTTTTTGTAAATAACAAAACGGGAGTTGCTGATCTTATTATGGATCCTACCAACCCGAACAAGCTAATCGCTGCAATGTGGGAACACAAGCGCGACCCTTGGTTCTTTAATTCTGGTGGTTCTGGTAGTGGATTATACATTACCCACGATGGTGGTAAGAATTGGAAGAAATTAAGCGAAGAAGATGGTTTACCTGCTGGCGATTTGGGTAGAATTGGTGTTGCCATTGCCCCTGGCAAGCCTGATGTTATTTATGCCTTGGTAGAAGCTAAAAAGAATGCGCTATACAAATCTGAAGATGGCGGATTTAAATGGAAGAAAATTAATGATAAAAGCGATATCGGCAATAGACCTTTTTACTATTCTGAGATATATGTAGATCCTGAAAATGAAAATAGAGTTTTCTCTGTATTTACCTATGTAAATGTTTCTCAAGATGGTGGTAAGAACTTCTCTCAATTAATGCCTGCATATCGTGCTGATAACGGCGTACACCCTGATCACCATGCATTCTGGATTCACCCTGAAAACGGACAATTTATGATGGACGGTAATGATGGCGGATTGAACATTTCTAAAGATGGTGGAAAGACATGGCGTTTTGTAGGTAACCTACCTGTTGCGCAATTCTACCATATTGCAACCGATAACGACTATCCTTATAATGTATACGGTGGTATGCAAGATAATGGTAGCTGGAGAGGTCCCGCTTATGTTTGGAAAGCTCAGGGAATTCGTAACAGCTACTGGCAAGAAATTAGTTTTGGTGACGGCTTCGATGTCGTACCTGATCCTGTAAATTCTCGTTATGGTTATACGATGAGCCAACAAGGCTACGTGCAACGTTTTGACCATGAAACTGGTGATAATTATATCGTTCGCCCTACTCCGCCAGATGCTACGACCAAGCTTCGTTTTAACTGGAATTCGGCAATTAGCCAAGATCCTTTTGATAACAGTACTATCTATTTCGGGAGTCAGTTTGTACATAAAAGCACTGATAAGGGATTGACTTGGAAGGTTATTTCTCCGGATTTAACTACTAACGATCCTGAAAAACAAAAACAAAGCGAAAGTGGCGGATTATCTATGGATGCAACCGGAGCTGAAAACCATACTACCATATTAGTTATTGAACCTTCTACCGTTGAGAAAGATATGCTTTGGTCTGGTTCTGATGATGGGCAAGTACATTACACTCAAAACGGTGGTGGTACCTGGACAGACGTTACTGCGAATATTAAAGGCTTACCAAAAGGAAGCTGGATTCCGCAAATAAAAGCTTCTACCCGTAATAAAGGAGAAGCATTGTTAATTGCGAATGATTACAGAAGATTCAATTACACACCTTATGCATACCGCACTAAAGATTACGGTAAAAGCTGGACAAGAATTGTTGATGCTACAGATGTAGAAAGTTATGCACTTTCAATTATTGAAGATCCTGAGAACCCTAATTTGGTATTTTTAGGTACTGATGACGGTCTATATGTTTCTTTCAATGCTGGTGAAAAATGGCAAAAATGGACAGAAGGCTTCCCAACGGTTTCTACGAAAGATTTAGCGATTCACCCAAGAGAACACGATTTGGTAATCGGTACTTTTGGTAGAGCTGCATGGGTATTAGATGATATTCGTCCGCTACGTGCAGTGGCAGCTGATGCATCCATCCTAAATAAAGACATTGAATTATTTACGCCTCCAACGGCATATCAAGCTTCTTACCAGCAACCAACAGGTAGCAGATTTGGTGGTGACGGATTGTATCAAGGTGAGAACAAAAAGTCTGGCGCTATGATTACCTACTATTTAAAAGAAGGTAAGAAAGCAACTAAAAAGCCAGCAAAATCAATGGATAAAAAGGATGAAGAATCTGAAGAGTCATCCGAAGAAAAAACAGAGAAAATAGAATTAACAGGAGTGCAAAAGAAAGATTCGGTTCAGTTCGATTTTTATGACGGAGATCGTTTAATTCGAACCTTAAAGTACAAGACTCCAGAAAAAGCAGGATTCCACAGAATATTCTGGGGAATGGATGAAAAAGGTGCAGATAGACCTTCTAGAAAAGTAATTACCAAAAAGAAAGAATCTGGCGGATTAGATGTAAAACCTGGCACCTACACCATTAAAATGTTGTTTGGTGATTTAGCCGAAGAAACTAAAATTACCGTAAAATCTGATCCTCGTTTAGAGGTTTCTATGGCTGGTATTAATGAAGCATATACGAACGGAAAGGTTTTAGAATCGTACATGCAAAAAGCTGCAGATGCCGTTCAGCAATTGGCGCAAAGTAAAGCGACTGCCGAACTGTTTCAAAAAGACCTGAAAAAGGAAGATGATAAAAAGTATAAAGAGCAAATTGATGCTTCAAAAGATATCATCAAACAAATAGATTCTGTAACCGCTATCTATTTAGGCAAAGTTGACAAACGACAAGGTATTACACGTAGTAAAGAGATGACCGTAATGCAACGTTTACAACTTGCGCGTGGTTATGTGGGATCTCGTAAAGCTGGTATGACGGCTACTGAAACTCAATTAATGCAATTTGCAAAAGAGGATCTAGAAGCGGCTTTAGAGAAAACGAATTCATTTTTCTCTACAGACTGGAAAACATATAAAGCTACTATGGAGAGTTTACAACTTTCTCCTTTTAAAGAAGTAGACACCTTTAGTTTGAAATAA